The Anaerolineae bacterium genomic sequence CGAACAGTTGCTGGACCGCGTATACCGGTACGCCTACTACAGACTGGGCAACGAGCGCGACGCCGAGGACCTCACCGAAGAAACCTTTGTACGGGCATGGGAAGCCCTGCGGAAGACCGGGCGGGTACCGGACCACCCGGAGGCCTGGATTTTCCGCATCGCCCACAACCTCATCGTGGACCACCACCGCGCCGCCCGCCCAGAGACGGAGCTAACTTCAGCGCCCCCTCTCCCCGATAGAGGGCCCGGGCCTGAAGAGCAGGTCCAACAACGGGAAACTCTGAAGGATCTGCTCCACCACCTCAGGCGTCTCCCCCCCCAATGGCAACAGGTGTTGGTGTGCCGCTTCATCCAGGGCATGAGCCACGCCGAGACGGCCAAAGTGTTGGGCATAGCGGAAGGGCATGTGCGCGTACTGCAATATCGTGCCCTGCGTCGGTTGCGTGAGATGCTTCAATCTCAAGAGGTAGAACATCATGGAACAACCCATTCCCCGGTCGGATGAAGAGATGATCGAGGCGGCCCTGGCCGCCGGCCTGCGCGCTGCCAAGCAGGGGGAAGAAGCACTGCAAGACTTTCTGGCCACGCTGGAGCCGGAGGTGCGCCAGGAAGTCGCTCCCTTGCTGCAGGTGGCCCTCACGCTGCAAGCGGCCCCCGAGGTTCAACCGCGCCCCGCCTTTCGTCGCCAGGCCCGGCGACGATTGTTGCGCCGCATCCGCCCCCCTTGGTTTGTAACGTTTTGGCGCGATCTCCGTCTTTATGGGCGAAGTTCCACACTCAAAACCCAAAGGAGGTTCGCGATGACATGGATCGTGGTTTTGGTCGCTATGGTCACGGCTTTGTTGGGAGGCGGCGGGGCGGTGTACGCCTCGGAAAGCGCCCTGCCGGGTGAAGCGTTGTATCCGGTCAAGATGGCCGTTGAAGAAGTGCAACTGGCGCTGGCCGGGCCGGAGCAGGATGTCAACCTGCTGGCCCAGTTCACGCAGCGCCGACTGGAAGAAGTTCAGGCGCTGGCCGCTCAGGGCCGCCACGACGAGATCCCGGTGGTCATGGCCCGCTACCAGGAGCAGGTGCAGGCCATGATACAGGAGATGGCCCAAATGGGGCAACCGGACCCCGAGGTGGTGGGCCAAAGCCAGGCGATGCTGGCGCAACACCTGCAGGTGTTGCAGGGTCTGGCCGAACAGGTACCGTCTGAAGCCCGACCGGCGCTGGAGCACGCGCTGCAGGTCTCTCAGCAAGGGCTGGAGATGATGCAACAGCATGGGCTCGGCGAGGGTAGGGGCACGCCCGGACCCGGTGGCCAAGGCCCTATGGGCAGCCCCATGCCCGGCGGCAGCGGTGGCGGAATGGGTACCCCCATGGGCAGCCCCATGCCCGGCGGCAATGGCAACGGCATGGGTACCCCAATGGGTAGTCCCATGCCCGGCGGCAGCGGTAATGGTATGGGCACCCCCATGTGGAGTCCCATGCCTGGTGGCAACGGCAATTGGCTGAATACCCCCATGCCCGGCGGCAACGGCAGCGGAATGGGTAACGGCGGCATGGGCGGCGGGCACTGACCTCGACCACGCCAGCCCTACCATCCCTATAAACACCAGGCGACCGCAA encodes the following:
- a CDS encoding sigma-70 family RNA polymerase sigma factor is translated as MEAHELLQRAARGDAEAFGDFYEQLLDRVYRYAYYRLGNERDAEDLTEETFVRAWEALRKTGRVPDHPEAWIFRIAHNLIVDHHRAARPETELTSAPPLPDRGPGPEEQVQQRETLKDLLHHLRRLPPQWQQVLVCRFIQGMSHAETAKVLGIAEGHVRVLQYRALRRLREMLQSQEVEHHGTTHSPVG